The Ciona intestinalis unplaced genomic scaffold, KH HT000068.2, whole genome shotgun sequence genome contains a region encoding:
- the LOC101242203 gene encoding sushi, von Willebrand factor type A, EGF and pentraxin domain-containing protein 1 isoform X6, which yields MWNPLAVVIVVCLLLLEVSAYPHCGVSHLSRRPCGRPAIDRFNCLQRGCCYDRNAVHINIRCYYKASTLSFGNQVIGPSTTPTSTPVTTQTTSAAPSASQLIMQSLALITSNGADYTTALALLAREILGTNVYSTIEFAQKYGDDYLLLQIISAAEGKSPPNQAKLLHHGGENGYPGSQVLSQCSPQNRNNTCGNPFYTTRSSCLRWNCCWDFASRSCYHSTNNIIYMRRRCPPGFTNPPKCIEINECLSNPCMNNGVCVDKINGYKCICPISPAGPNCEIYCATPQSPRNGAVTPVKQFYNANDIVRYSCNVGYDLFGRSENVCTRSGQWSTSTPHCLEACGKPTDIANGRYSPVLTPPYYKINQVVTYACDANYVLQGSPVIICQINGQFTQTRASCIPVVVKCSNPPALLNGQFISAIEYAVNAQVRYTCNTGYRLDNSDVITCQTSGQFTSLTAVCTKVCTTPPTLANGDFTVKNNANQYDINTVLTYTCNSGYRLDNSPTITCQASGQFTALTAVCTRVIKCTNPPALMNGLYSPQQNSYSVNDVITYTCNNGYKINNSPTITCQASGQFTALAATCTKVCSTPPTLANGDFTVKNNANQYDINTVLTYTCNSGYRLDNSPTATCQASGKFTALTAVCTKVCSTPPTLANGDFTVKNNANQYDINTVLTYTCNSGYRLDNSATVTCQASGQFTALTAVCTTVCLIPPPLPNGAYSPTRNPVIFNVNEIITYTCNANFKLKGSNTVRCETNGQYTTLAATCASDDKCGGPPLLTNGEYSPVKTPLEYNINENVVYTCNSGYRLDNSDTITCQAANQWSTLSAVCTKVCLTPPTLTHGSYTPVNNPLKYDINTVLTYTCGSGFLLENSDKITCTSTGQWSALAATCTRVCTAPPALANGDYSPKNNPVVYRIGDTVTYTCGSGYTLSSSATSTCQSTGQWVAPTATCVKVCLTPPSLTNGAYMPVTAEYAVHAVVTYTCNNGYKLENVNSISCPASGTWPALPTTCTRICSTPPTLANGDFTVKNNANQYDINTVLTYTCNGGYRLDNSPTITCQASGKFTALAATCTKVCSTPPTLANGDFTVKNNANQYDINTVLTYTCNSGYRLEKSPSITCQASGKFTSLGAVCTKVCTTPPTLANGDFTVKNNANQYDINTVLTYTCNSGYRLDNSPTATCQASGQFTKLTAVCTKVCTTPPTLANGDFTVKNNANQYDINTVLTYTCNSGYRLEKSPTVTCQASGKFTSLAAVCTTVCSTPPTLANGRFTVKNNANQYDINTVLTYTCNSGYRLDNSATITCQASGQFTSLAATCTKVCSTPPTLANGDFTVKNNANQYDINTVLTYVCNSGYRLDNSATITCQASGKFTALAATCTKVCTTPPTLANGDFTVKNNANQYDINTVLTYTCNSGYRLDNSATVTCQASGQFTALAATCTKVCTTPPTLANGDFTVKNNANQYDINTVLTYTCNSGYRLDNSATVTCQASGQFTSLAATCTKVCSTPPTLANGDFTVKNNANQYDINTVLTYTCNSGYRLDNSATVTCQASGQFSSLAATCTKVCSTPPTLANGDFTVKNNANQYDINTILTYTCNSGYRLDNSATVTCQASGQFTSLAATCTKVCLAPPVLSNGEFTPINNPAYYNINSQVTYTCNSGYRLDNSPTITCQASGQFTALAATCTKVCLAPPTLTNGQFSPVNTPAQYDINAVLTYTCNAGYKLENSPTITCQSTGQFTALSATCTRVCTTPPTLANGDFTVKANQYDINTVLTYTCNSGYRLDNSATATCQASGQFTTLTAVCTKVCSTPPALTNGDFTVKNNANQYDINTVLTYTCNSGYRLDNSATVTCQASGQFTTLTAVCTKVCSTPPTLANGDFTVKNNANQYDINTVLTYTCNSGYRLDNSATVTCQASGQFTSLAAVCTKVCSTPPTLANGDFTVKNNANQYDINTVLTYTCNSGYRLDNSATITCQASGQFTSLAATCTRVCSTPPTLANGDFTVKANQYDINTVLTYTCNSGYRLDNSATVTCQASGQFTSLAATCTKVCSTPPTLANGDFTVKNNANQYDINTVLTYTCNSGYRLDNSATVTCQASGQFTSLAATCTKVCTTPPTLANGDFTVKNNANQYDINTVLTYTCNSGYRLDNSATVTCQASGQFTSLAATCTRVCLTPPTLANGDFTVKNNANQYDINTVLTYTCNSGYRLDNSATVTCQASGQFTALTAVCTRVCSTPPTLANGDFTVKNNANQYDINTVLTYTCNSGYRLDNSATITCQASGQFTAFTAVCTKVCTTPPTLANGDFTVKNNANQYDINTVLTYTCNSGYRLDNSATVTCQASGQFTSLAAVCTLICGEPPIPANGVYAVVKTPPIFNIGDQISYSCNNGFILQGTRVNTCFEHWFV from the exons ATGTGGAATCCATTGGcggttgttattgttgtgtgTTTATTACTATTAGAAGTTTCAGCTTACCCGCATTGTGGTGTCTCTCACTTATCACGAAGACCATGCGGTCGTCCAGCCATTGACCGGTTTAATTGCTTACAACG CGGTTGTTGCTACGACAGAAATGCGGTTCATATCAATATTCGGTGTTATTATAAAG CTTCAACGCTCTCTTTCGGCAACCAAGTGATCGGGCCTTCAACAACACCAACATCAACACCGGTTACAACCCAAACCACATCGGCGGCTCCATCCGCAAGCCAACTAATCATGCAATCCCTCGCCTTGATTACTTCTAACGGCGCTGATTACACGACGGCGCTCGCGTTACTGGCGAGAG AGATTCTTGGAACGAATGTTTACAGTACGATAGAGTTTGCTCAAAAGTATGGAGACGATTATCTACTCTTGCAAATAATCA GTGCAGCAGAAGGAAAATCTCCCCCCAACCAAGCCA AGTTATTGCACCACGGCGGCGAAAATGGATATCCAGGAAGTCAAGTTCTTTCCCAATGCAGTCCACAGAACCGGAATAATACTTGCGGTAATCCTTTCTACACAACCAG atcGAGTTGCCTGCGATGGAACTGTTGTTGGGACTTCGCTTCAAGAAGTTGCTACCATTCCACGAATAACA TTATTTACATGAGACGTCGATGTCCACCTGGTTTTACAAACCCACCAAAATGCATTG aaataaatgaatgtttgTCAAACCCATGTATGAACAACGGTGTGTGTGTGGACAAGATTAATGGATATAAATGTATCTGCCCAATCTCCCCTGCTGGTCCAAATTGTGAAATAt ATTGCGCTACACCCCAAAGTCCCAGAAATGGAGCTGTGACCCCAGTTAAGCAGTTTTACAACGCAAACGATATTGTAAGATATTCGTGTAATGTTGGATACGATTTATTTGGAAGATCAGAAAATGTTTGCACAAGAAGTGGGCAGTGGTCGACTTCAACACCCCACTGCTTGGAAG CTTGTGGCAAACCAACCGATATCGCAAATGGTCGATACTCTCCTGTATTAACCCCACCATACTACAAGATCAACCAAGTTGTAACATATGCTTGTGATGCAAACTATGTACTGCAAGGATCTCCTGTTATTATATGCCAGATAAATGGACAATTCACGCAAACACGAGCTTCTTGCATACCag ttgttGTAAAATGTAGCAACCCACCAGCATTGTTAAATGGACAGTTTATTTCTGCAATTGAATACGCTGTCAATGCACAAGTGAGGTATACTTGTAATACTGGTTATAGACTTGATAACAGCGATGTTATTACGTGTCAAACTAGTGGACAGTTCACTTCACTCACTGCTGTCTGTACTAAAg tttgtaCAACACCACCTACACTGGCCAATGGGGATTTTACTGTGAAGAATAATGCAAACCAATATGATATCAACACTGTATTAACATATACATGCAACAGTGGTTATCGACTGGATAACAGCCCAACAATTACATGTCAAGCTAGTGGACAATTTACTGCTTTAACTGCCGTTTGTACTAGAG TTATAAAATGCACCAACCCTCCTGCACTGATGAATGGACTATACAGCCCACAACAGAATTCATACAGTGTGAATGATGTTATCACGTACACTTGTAATAATGGGTACAAGATTAACAATAGTCCAACCATAACATGCCAAGCTAGTGGACAATTTACTGCACTTGCTGCCACTTGTACTAAAG tTTGTTCAACACCCCCTACACTGGCCAATGGAGATTTTACTGTGAAGAATAATGCAAACCAATATGATATCAACACTGTATTAACATATACATGCAACAGTGGTTATCGACTGGATAACAGTCCAACAGCAACATGTCAAGCTAGTGGAAAATTTACTGCTTTAACTGCTGTTTGTACAAAAG tttgttcAACACCACCTACACTGGCCAATGGAGATTTTACTGTGAAGAATAATGCAAACCAATATGATATCAACACTGTATTAACATATACATGCAACAGTGGTTATCGATTGGATAACAGTGCAACAGTAACATGTCAAGCTAGTGGACAATTTACTGCTTTAACTGCTGTTTGTACAACAG TTTGTTTGATCCCACCCCCATTACCCAATGGAGCATATTCACCAACCAGAAACCCTGTAATTTTTAATGTGAATGAAATCATTACATATACTTGTAATGCTAATTTCAAATTGAAAGGAAGCAACACAGTAAGATGTGAAACAAACGGTCAATACACGACACTTGCTGCTACTTGTGCTTCAG ATGATAAATGTGGAGGTCCACCTTTACTCACTAATGGTGAATACAGTCCTGTGAAGACCCCACTTGAATACAACATTAATGAGAATGTAGTTTATACATGCAACAGTGGTTATCGCTTGGATAACTCAGACACCATAACATGCCAAGCTGCAAATCAATGGTCAACATTATCCGCAGTTTGCACAAAAG TTTGTCTCACCCCTCCCACGCTGACACATGGTTCATACACCCCTGTAAACAATCCACTTAAGTATGATATCAACACGGTACTAACATATACTTGTGGAAGTGGATTTCTTCTTGAAAACAGCGACAAAATAACTTGTACATCCACTGGACAATGGTCCGCACTAGCTGCAACATGCACAAGGG TTTGCACAGCACCTCCGGCGCTTGCTAATGGAGACTATTCTCCAAAAAACAACCCAGTTGTTTATCGCATTGGTGATACTGTAACTTACACTTGTGGTAGTGGATACACTCTCAGCAGCAGTGCTACAagcacctgtcaatcaactgGCCAATGGGTGGCTCCTACAGCTACTTGTGTTAAAG TTTGTTTGACGCCACCTTCATTAACAAATGGAGCATACATGCCCGTCACTGCAGAGTATGCCGTACATGCTGTAGTCACCTACACTTGCAACAATGGATATAAATTAGAGAACGTTAATTCTATATCCTGCCCTGCTAGTGGAACTTGGCCAGCATTGCCAACTACATGCACTAGAA TTTGTTCAACACCACCTACACTGGCCAATGGAGATTTTACTGTGAAGAATAATGCAAACCAATATGATATCAACACTGTATTAACATATACATGCAACGGTGGTTATCGACTAGATAACAGTCCAACAATTACATGTCAAGCTAGTGGAAAATTTACTGCACTTGCGGCTACTTGTACTAAAG TCTGTTCAACACCACCTACACTGGCCAATGGAGATTTTACTGTGAAGAATAATGCAAACCAATATGATATCAACACTGTATTAACATATACATGCAACAGTGGTTATCGACTGGAAAAGAGTCCATCAATAACATGTCAAGCTAGTGGAAAATTTACTTCACTTGGAGCAGTTTGCACTAAAG tttGTACAACCCCACCTACACTGGCCAATGGAGATTTTACTGTGAAGAATAATGCAAACCAATATGATATCAACACTGTATTAACATATACatgcaacagtggttataGACTGGATAACAGTCCAACAGCAACATGTCAAGCTAGTGgacaatttacaaaattaactgCTGTATGTACTAAAG TTTGTACAACCCCACCTACACTGGCCAATGGAGATTTTACTGTGAAGAATAATGCAAACCAATATGATATCAACACTGTATTAACATATACATGCAACAGTGGTTATCGACTGGAAAAGAGTCCAACAGTAACATGTCAAGCTAGTGGAAAATTTACTTCACTTGCAGCTGTTTGTACAACag TATGTTCAACGCCACCTACATTAGCCAATGGACGTTTTACTGTGAAGAATAATGCAAACCAATATGATATCAACACTGTATTAACATATACATGCAACAGTGGTTATCGATTGGATAACAGTGCAACAATAACATGTCAAGCTAGTGGCCAATTTACTTCGCTTGCAGCTACTTGTACTAAag TTTGTTCAACACCACCTACACTGGCCAATGGAGATTTTACTGTGAAGAACAATGCAAACCAATATGATATCAACACTGTATTAACATATGTATGCAACAGTGGTTATCGACTGGATAACAGTGCAACAATAACATGTCAAGCTAGTGGAAAATTTACTGCACTTGCAGCTACTTGTACAAAAG TTTGTACAACACCACCTACACTGGCCAATGGAGATTTTACTGTGAAGAATAATGCAAACCAATATGATATCAACACTGTATTAACATATACATGCAACAGTGGTTATCGATTGGATAACAGTGCAACAGTAACATGTCAAGCTAGTGGACAATTTACTGCATTAGCAGCTACTTGTACAAAAG TTTGTACAACACCACCTACACTGGCCAATGGAGATTTTACTGTGAAGAATAATGCAAACCAATATGATATCAACACTGTATTAACATATACATGCAACAGTGGTTATCGACTGGATAACAGTGCAACAGTAACATGTCAAGCTAGTGGACAATTTACTTCACTTGCAGCTACTTGTACTAAAG TTTGTTCAACACCACCTACACTGGCCAATGGAGATTTTACTGTGAAGAATAATGCAAACCAATATGATATCAACACTGTATTAACATATACATGCAACAGTGGTTATCGACTGGATAACAGTGCAACAGTAACATGTCAAGCTAGTGGACAATTTTCTTCACTTGCAGCTACTTGTACtaaag TTTGTTCAACACCACCTACACTGGCCAATGGAGATTTTACTGTGAAGAATAATGCAAATCAATATGATATCAACACTATATTAACATATACATGCAACAGTGGTTATCGACTGGATAACAGTGCAACAGTAACATGTCAAGCTAGTGGTCAATTTACTTCACTTGCAGCTACTTGTACGAAAG TTTGTCTTGCACCTCCTGTCCTGAGTAATGGAGAGTTTACTCCGATTAACAATCCTGCATATTATAACATTAACTCgcaagttacatatacatgCAACAGTGGTTATCGACTAGATAACAGTCCAACAATAACATGTCAAGCTAGTGGACAATTTACTGCTCTTGCTGCAACTTGTACTAAAG TATGCTTGGCACCACCCACTTTGACAAATGGACAGTTCAGTCCTGTGAATACACCAGCTCAATATGATATCAATGCTGTGCTAACCTACACATGCAACGCCGGGTATAAACTGGAAAACTCACCCACCATAACATGCCAAAGCACTGGGCAGTTCACTGCACTATCAGCTACTTGTACAAGAG TATGTACAACACCACCTACACTGGCCAATGGAGATTTTACTGTGAAGGCAAACCAATATGATATTAACACTGTATTGACATATACATGCAACAGTGGTTATCGACTGGATAACAGTGCAACAGCAACATGTCAAGCTAGTGGACAATTTACAACATTAACTGCTGTTTGCACAAAAG TCTGTTCAACACCACCTGCACTGACCAATGGAGATTTTACTGTGAAGAATAATGCAAACCAATATGATATTAACACTGTATTAACATATACATGCAACAGTGGTTATCGACTGGATAACAGTGCAACAGTAACATGTCAAGCTAGTGGGCAATTTACTACATTAACTGCTGTTTGTACCAAag TTTGTTCAACACCACCTACACTGGCCAATGGAGATTTTACTGTGAAGAATAATGCAAACCAATATGATATCAACACTGTATTAACATATACATGCAACAGTGGTTATCGACTGGATAACAGTGCAACAGTAACATGCCAAGCTAGTGGACAATTTACTTCGCTTGCAGCTGTTTGTACTAAAG TTTGTTCAACACCACCTACACTGGCCAATGGAGATTTTACTGTGAAGAATAATGCAAACCAATATGATATCAACACTGTATTAACATATACATGCAACAGTGGTTATCGACTGGATAACAGTGCCACAATTACATGTCAAGCTAGTGGACAATTTACTTCGTTGGCAGCTACTTGTACCAGAG TATGTTCAACACCACCCACACTGGCCAATGGAGATTTTACTGTGAAGGCAAACCAATATGATATTAACACTGTATTAACATATACATGCAACAGTGGTTATCGACTGGATAACAGTGCAACAGTAACATGTCAAGCTAGTGGACAATTTACTTCACTTGCAGCTACTTGTACTAAAG TTTGTTCAACACCACCTACACTGGCCAATGGAGATTTTACTGTGAAGAATAATGCAAACCAATATGATATCAACACTGTATTAACATATACATGCAACAGTGGTTATCGACTGGATAACAGTGCAACAGTAACATGTCAAGCTAGTGGACAATTTACCTCGCTTGCAGCTACTTGTACTAAAG tttgtacAACACCACCTACACTGGCCAATGGAGATTTTACTGTAAAGAATAATGCAAACCAATATGATATCAACACTGTATTAACATATACATGCAACAGTGGTTATCGACTGGATAACAGTGCAACAGTAACATGTCAAGCTAGTGGACAATTTACTTCACTTGCAGCTACTTGTACCAGAG TTTGTTTAACACCACCTACACTGGCCAATGGAGATTTTACTGTGAAGAATAATGCAAACCAATATGATATCAACACTGTATTAACATATACATGCAACAGTGGTTATCGACTGGATAACAGTGCAACAGTAACATGTCAAGCTAGTGGGCAATTTACTGCTTTAACTGCTGTTTGTACAAgag TTTGTTCAACACCACCTACACTGGCCAATGGAGATTTTACTGTGAAGAATAATGCAAACCAATATGATATCAACACTGTATTAACATATACATGCAACAGTGGTTATCGACTGGATAACAGTGCAACAATAACATGTCAAGCTAGTGGACAATTTACTGCTTTTACTGCTGTCTGCACTAAAG TTTGTACAACACCACCTACACTGGCCAATGGGGATTTTACTGTGAAGAATAATGCAAACCAATATGATATCAACACTGTATTAACATATACATGCAACAGTGGTTATCGACTGGATAACAGTGCAACAGTAACATGTCAAGCTAGTGGACAATTTACTTCACTTGCAGCTGTTTGTACATTAA tttgtgGTGAACCACCTATACCAGCCAATGGAGTTTACGCTGTTGTTAAAACTCCCCCAATATTCAACATTGGAGACCAGATATCTTACTCATGTAACAACGGATTCATCTTGCAAGGCACAAGAGTAAATACATGCTTTGAACACTGGTTTGTTTGA